The proteins below are encoded in one region of Zootoca vivipara chromosome 10, rZooViv1.1, whole genome shotgun sequence:
- the LOC118090694 gene encoding aldo-keto reductase family 1 member C3-like isoform X3 — translation MALSKDRGITMNDGNKIPILGFGTYSPDAVQKSKCEEATKIAIEVGFRHIDGAYVYETEEQVGRAIRAKISDGTVKREDIFYTGKLWSTFHRPELVRKCLEESLKKLQFDYMDLFIIHNPYSMKPGPDLVPLGEDKKFIIDNVDLRQTWEAMEACKDAGLVRSIGVSNFTRKQLEMILNKPGLKYKPAINQVECHPYRNQSKLLAFCKSNNIVLEGYSVLGSQRDPRWIDTNTPVLLEDPLLVAIAKKYNKSPALVAIRYQLQRGLVVLVKTYTRKRIEENAQAFTFQLSEEDMKSIDGLHKHELHKSGNIFWSPTVLPTR, via the exons ATGGCACTTAGCAAAGACCGTGGCATTACAATGAATGATGGGAACAAAATCCCAATACTGGGGTTTGGAACCTATTCCCCAGACgct GTTCAAAAAAGTAAGTGTGAGGAGGCTACAAAGATAGCAATAGAAGTCGGCTTCCGTCATATTGATGGCGCATATGTATACGAGACCGAGGAGCAAGTTGGGCGGGCCATTCGTGCGAAGATTTCAGATGGAACAGTAAAAAGGGAAGACATTTTCTACACCGGAAAA CTCTGGAGTACCTTCCACCGCCCTGAGCTGGTTCGGAAATGCTTGGAAGAATCGCTGAAGAAACTCCAGTTTGACTACATGGATCTGTTCATAATTCACAATCCGTATTCTATGAAG CCTGGACCAGATTTAGTTCCCTTGGGAGAAGACAAAAAATTTATTATTGACAACGTAGATCTTCGGCAGACATGGGAG GCAATGGAGGCGTGCAAAGATGCTGGCTTGGTGAGGTCCATCGGAGTGTCCAACTTCACCCGTAAGCAGCTGGAAATGATCCTGAACAAGCCAGGACTGAAATACAAACCAGCAATAAACCAG GTTGAATGCCATCCTTATCGGAACCAAAGCAAGCTGCTGGCCTTCTGCAAGTCAAACAATATCGTCCTTGAAGGATATAGTGTCCTAGGATCCCAAAGGGACCCAAGATG GATAGATACAAACACTCCTGTCCTGCTTGAAGACCCTTTGTTGGTTGCGATCGCCAAGAAGTACAACAAAAGCCCAGCTCTCGTGGCTATTCGCTACCAACTGCAGCGCGGCCTGGTAGTCCTGGTGAAGACCTACACCAGAAAACGAATTGAGGAAAATGCCCAG GCATTTACTTTCCAGCTGTCTGAGGAGGATATGAAATCCATTGATGGCCTTCACAAACATGAGCTTCATAAAAGCGGAAAT ATTTTCTGGTCACCCACAGTATTACCCACCAGATGA
- the LOC118090694 gene encoding aldo-keto reductase family 1 member C3-like isoform X4 has product MALSKDRGITMNDGNKIPILGFGTYSPDAVQKSKCEEATKIAIEVGFRHIDGAYVYETEEQVGRAIRAKISDGTVKREDIFYTGKLWSTFHRPELVRKCLEESLKKLQFDYMDLFIIHNPYSMKAMEACKDAGLVRSIGVSNFTRKQLEMILNKPGLKYKPAINQVECHPYRNQSKLLAFCKSNNIVLEGYSVLGSQRDPRWIDTNTPVLLEDPLLVAIAKKYNKSPALVAIRYQLQRGLVVLVKTYTRKRIEENAQAFTFQLSEEDMKSIDGLHKNMSFMQMDMFAGHPQYYPPDEE; this is encoded by the exons ATGGCACTTAGCAAAGACCGTGGCATTACAATGAATGATGGGAACAAAATCCCAATACTGGGGTTTGGAACCTATTCCCCAGACgct GTTCAAAAAAGTAAGTGTGAGGAGGCTACAAAGATAGCAATAGAAGTCGGCTTCCGTCATATTGATGGCGCATATGTATACGAGACCGAGGAGCAAGTTGGGCGGGCCATTCGTGCGAAGATTTCAGATGGAACAGTAAAAAGGGAAGACATTTTCTACACCGGAAAA CTCTGGAGTACCTTCCACCGCCCTGAGCTGGTTCGGAAATGCTTGGAAGAATCGCTGAAGAAACTCCAGTTTGACTACATGGATCTGTTCATAATTCACAATCCGTATTCTATGAAG GCAATGGAGGCGTGCAAAGATGCTGGCTTGGTGAGGTCCATCGGAGTGTCCAACTTCACCCGTAAGCAGCTGGAAATGATCCTGAACAAGCCAGGACTGAAATACAAACCAGCAATAAACCAG GTTGAATGCCATCCTTATCGGAACCAAAGCAAGCTGCTGGCCTTCTGCAAGTCAAACAATATCGTCCTTGAAGGATATAGTGTCCTAGGATCCCAAAGGGACCCAAGATG GATAGATACAAACACTCCTGTCCTGCTTGAAGACCCTTTGTTGGTTGCGATCGCCAAGAAGTACAACAAAAGCCCAGCTCTCGTGGCTATTCGCTACCAACTGCAGCGCGGCCTGGTAGTCCTGGTGAAGACCTACACCAGAAAACGAATTGAGGAAAATGCCCAG GCATTTACTTTCCAGCTGTCTGAGGAGGATATGAAATCCATTGATGGCCTTCACAAAAACATGAGCTTCATGCAAATGGATAT gttTGCTGGTCACCCACAGTATTACCCACCAGATGAGGAATAA
- the LOC118090694 gene encoding aldo-keto reductase family 1 member C3-like isoform X2: MALSKDLGITMNDGNKIPILGFGTASPDAVQKSKCEEAIKIAIEVGFRHIDGAYAYQNEEEIGRAVHVKISDGTVKREDIFYTGKLWSTFHRPELVRKCLEESLKKLQFDYMDLFIIHNPYSMKPGTDLFPIGEDKKFIIDNVDLRQTWEAMEACKDAGLVRSIGVSNFTRKQLEMILNKPGLKYKPAINQVECHPYRNQSKMLAFCKTNNIVLEGYSVLGSQRDAIWLNPDTPPLLEDPLLVAIAKKYNKSPALVAIRYQLQRGLVVLVKTYTRKRIEENIQAFTFQLSEEDMKSIDGLHKNMSFMQMDMFAGHPQYYPPDEE, from the exons ATGGCACTCAGCAAAGACCTTGGCATTACAATGAATGATGGAAACAAAATCCCCATACTGGGGTTTGGAACCGCTTCCCCGGACgct GTTCAAAAAAGTAAGTGTGAGGAGGCTATAAAGATAGCGATAGAAGTCGGCTTCCGTCATATTGATGGCGCATATGCATACCAGAATGAGGAGGAAATTGGGCGGGCCGTTCATGTGAAGATTTCAGATGGAACAGTAAAAAGGGAAGACATTTTCTACACTGGAAAA CTCTGGAGTACCTTCCACCGCCCTGAGCTGGTTCGGAAATGCTTGGAAGAATCGCTGAAGAAACTCCAGTTTGACTACATGGATCTGTTCATAATTCACAATCCGTATTCTATGAAG CCTGGAACAGATTTATTTCCCATTGGAGAAGACAAAAAATTTATTATTGACAACGTAGATCTTCGGCAGACATGGGAG GCAATGGAGGCGTGCAAAGATGCTGGCTTGGTGAGGTCCATCGGAGTGTCTAACTTCACCCGTAAGCAGCTGGAAATGATCCTGAACAAGCCAGGACTGAAATACAAACCAGCAATAAACCAG GTTGAATGCCATCCTTATCGGAACCAAAGCAAGATGCTGGCCTTCTGCAAGACAAATAATATCGTCCTAGAAGGATATAGTGTCCTGGGATCCCAAAGGGACGCAATTTG GTTAAATCCAGACACTCCTCCCCTACTTGAAGACCCTTTGTTGGTTGCCATCGCCAAGAAGTACAACAAAAGCCCAGCTCTTGTGGCTATTCGCTACCAACTGCAGCGCGGCCTGGTGGTCCTAGTGAAGACCTACACCAGAAAGCGAATTGAAGAAAATATCCAG GCATTTACTTTCCAGCTGTCTGAGGAGGATATGAAATCCATTGATGGCCTTCACAAAAACATGAGCTTCATGCAAATGGATAT gttTGCTGGTCACCCACAGTATTACCCACCAGATGAGGAATAA
- the LOC118090694 gene encoding aldo-keto reductase family 1 member C3-like isoform X1, with amino-acid sequence MALSKDRGITMNDGNKIPILGFGTYSPDAVQKSKCEEATKIAIEVGFRHIDGAYVYETEEQVGRAIRAKISDGTVKREDIFYTGKLWSTFHRPELVRKCLEESLKKLQFDYMDLFIIHNPYSMKPGPDLVPLGEDKKFIIDNVDLRQTWEAMEACKDAGLVRSIGVSNFTRKQLEMILNKPGLKYKPAINQVECHPYRNQSKLLAFCKSNNIVLEGYSVLGSQRDPRWIDTNTPVLLEDPLLVAIAKKYNKSPALVAIRYQLQRGLVVLVKTYTRKRIEENAQAFTFQLSEEDMKSIDGLHKNMSFMQMDMFAGHPQYYPPDEE; translated from the exons ATGGCACTTAGCAAAGACCGTGGCATTACAATGAATGATGGGAACAAAATCCCAATACTGGGGTTTGGAACCTATTCCCCAGACgct GTTCAAAAAAGTAAGTGTGAGGAGGCTACAAAGATAGCAATAGAAGTCGGCTTCCGTCATATTGATGGCGCATATGTATACGAGACCGAGGAGCAAGTTGGGCGGGCCATTCGTGCGAAGATTTCAGATGGAACAGTAAAAAGGGAAGACATTTTCTACACCGGAAAA CTCTGGAGTACCTTCCACCGCCCTGAGCTGGTTCGGAAATGCTTGGAAGAATCGCTGAAGAAACTCCAGTTTGACTACATGGATCTGTTCATAATTCACAATCCGTATTCTATGAAG CCTGGACCAGATTTAGTTCCCTTGGGAGAAGACAAAAAATTTATTATTGACAACGTAGATCTTCGGCAGACATGGGAG GCAATGGAGGCGTGCAAAGATGCTGGCTTGGTGAGGTCCATCGGAGTGTCCAACTTCACCCGTAAGCAGCTGGAAATGATCCTGAACAAGCCAGGACTGAAATACAAACCAGCAATAAACCAG GTTGAATGCCATCCTTATCGGAACCAAAGCAAGCTGCTGGCCTTCTGCAAGTCAAACAATATCGTCCTTGAAGGATATAGTGTCCTAGGATCCCAAAGGGACCCAAGATG GATAGATACAAACACTCCTGTCCTGCTTGAAGACCCTTTGTTGGTTGCGATCGCCAAGAAGTACAACAAAAGCCCAGCTCTCGTGGCTATTCGCTACCAACTGCAGCGCGGCCTGGTAGTCCTGGTGAAGACCTACACCAGAAAACGAATTGAGGAAAATGCCCAG GCATTTACTTTCCAGCTGTCTGAGGAGGATATGAAATCCATTGATGGCCTTCACAAAAACATGAGCTTCATGCAAATGGATAT gttTGCTGGTCACCCACAGTATTACCCACCAGATGAGGAATAA
- the LOC118090694 gene encoding aldo-keto reductase family 1 member C3-like isoform X5 — protein MALSKDRGITMNDGNKIPILGFGTYSPDAVQKSKCEEATKIAIEVGFRHIDGAYVYETEEQVGRAIRAKISDGTVKREDIFYTGKLWSTFHRPELVRKCLEESLKKLQFDYMDLFIIHNPYSMKAMEACKDAGLVRSIGVSNFTRKQLEMILNKPGLKYKPAINQVECHPYRNQSKLLAFCKSNNIVLEGYSVLGSQRDPRWIDTNTPVLLEDPLLVAIAKKYNKSPALVAIRYQLQRGLVVLVKTYTRKRIEENAQAFTFQLSEEDMKSIDGLHKHELHKSGNIFWSPTVLPTR, from the exons ATGGCACTTAGCAAAGACCGTGGCATTACAATGAATGATGGGAACAAAATCCCAATACTGGGGTTTGGAACCTATTCCCCAGACgct GTTCAAAAAAGTAAGTGTGAGGAGGCTACAAAGATAGCAATAGAAGTCGGCTTCCGTCATATTGATGGCGCATATGTATACGAGACCGAGGAGCAAGTTGGGCGGGCCATTCGTGCGAAGATTTCAGATGGAACAGTAAAAAGGGAAGACATTTTCTACACCGGAAAA CTCTGGAGTACCTTCCACCGCCCTGAGCTGGTTCGGAAATGCTTGGAAGAATCGCTGAAGAAACTCCAGTTTGACTACATGGATCTGTTCATAATTCACAATCCGTATTCTATGAAG GCAATGGAGGCGTGCAAAGATGCTGGCTTGGTGAGGTCCATCGGAGTGTCCAACTTCACCCGTAAGCAGCTGGAAATGATCCTGAACAAGCCAGGACTGAAATACAAACCAGCAATAAACCAG GTTGAATGCCATCCTTATCGGAACCAAAGCAAGCTGCTGGCCTTCTGCAAGTCAAACAATATCGTCCTTGAAGGATATAGTGTCCTAGGATCCCAAAGGGACCCAAGATG GATAGATACAAACACTCCTGTCCTGCTTGAAGACCCTTTGTTGGTTGCGATCGCCAAGAAGTACAACAAAAGCCCAGCTCTCGTGGCTATTCGCTACCAACTGCAGCGCGGCCTGGTAGTCCTGGTGAAGACCTACACCAGAAAACGAATTGAGGAAAATGCCCAG GCATTTACTTTCCAGCTGTCTGAGGAGGATATGAAATCCATTGATGGCCTTCACAAACATGAGCTTCATAAAAGCGGAAAT ATTTTCTGGTCACCCACAGTATTACCCACCAGATGA